One genomic window of Camelina sativa cultivar DH55 chromosome 5, Cs, whole genome shotgun sequence includes the following:
- the LOC104785237 gene encoding DNA-(apurinic or apyrimidinic site) lyase, chloroplastic-like, whose protein sequence is MNKVLQLGLQSSVVNVAKFLVVPLRCLRAGSYVVGVGVGTVSFNKRLMSNATTVKSIPFSISNNNSNRKDLKIVAAVTDQMGSDSDRDEMGTLQGDKKEIEAMTVQELRTTLRKLGLPVKGRKQELVSTLRLHMDSNLPGESSGSEQKETTTSTRSESVTIKRKIRSREKLAEDDCINSEAYGIENGEKRVKQSTEKTLKAKVSSKAISKEQKSLTKTGKQQFLSKEEASSTISSEVLSQSEPWTVLAHKKPQKDWKAYNPKTMRPPSLPEGTKHVKVMTWNVNGLRALLKLESFSALQLAQRENFDVLCLQETKLQMKDVEDIKKTLIDGYDHSFWSCSVSKLGYSGTAIISRIKPLSVRYGTDLSGSDHDMEGRIVTAEFDSFYLINTYVPNSGDGLKRLSYRIEEWDRTLSNYIKELEKSKPVILTGDLNCAHEEIDIFNPAGNKRSAGFTIEERQSFGANFLDKGLVDTFRKQHPGVIGYTYWGYRHGGRKTNKGWRLDYFLVSESIAANVHDSYILPDINGSDHCPIGLTLKL, encoded by the exons ATGAACAAGGTTCTTCAGTTAGGTCTCCAGAGCTCCGTCGTTAATGTCGCCAA GTTTCTGGTGGTGCCTCTTAGGTGTTTAAGAGCTGGTTCATATGTCGTTGGTGTTGGAGTAGGAACAGTAAGTTTCAACAAGAGGCTTATGTCAAATGCTACTACGGTTAAATCTATACCTTTCTctatcagcaacaacaacagcaacagaaAGGACCTCAAGATAGTTGCAGCAGTTACTGATCAGATG GGAAGTGATAGTGATAGAGATGAAATGGGAACTCTTCAAGGTGATAAAAAGGAAATTGAGGCGATGACGGTTCAAGAACTGAGAACCACATTGAG GAAACTTGGCCTACCTGTGAAAGGGCGCAAACAAGAACTTGTCTCAACGTTACGGCTTCACATGGACAGTAATTTACCGG GTGAGAGTTCTGGTTCAGAACAGAAGGAAACTACTACTTCCACCCGTTCAGAAAGTGTCACGATCAAAAGAAAGATCAGAAGCAGGGAAAAGCTTGCTGAAGATGATTGCATTAACTCTGAAGCTTATGGCATTGAAAACGGAGAGAAAAGAGTGAAACAGTCTACTGAGAAAACTTTGAAAGCTAAAGTTTCTTCTAAAGCTATCTCTAAAGAACAGAAATCATTGACTAAAACAG GTAAGCAGCAATTTCTGTCAAAAGAGGAAGCATCATCAACTATCTCTAGTGAAGTTCTGAGTCAGAGTGAACCGTGGACTGTACTTGCTCATAAGAAGCCTCAGAAGGACTGGAAAGCTTATAACCCAAAGACAATGAGACCTCCCTCTCTACCAGAGGGAACCAAGCATGTGAAGGTTATGACTTGGAATGTTAATGGACTGAGAGCATTGTTGAAATTAGAGAGCTTCTCTGCTCTGCAGCTTGCCCAAAGAGAAAACTTTGATGTCTTGTGCTTGCAGGAGACTAAACTCCAG ATGAAGGATGTTGAGGATATTAAGAAAACTCTTATTGATGGCTATGATCATAGTTTCTGGTCCTGTAGCGTCTCAAAACTTGGTTACTCTGGAACTGCAATAATCTCACGG ATAAAACCACTCTCAGTTAGATATGGTACCGATCTATCTGGATCAGATCATGACATGGAAGGACGCATTGTGACTGCTGAATTTGACTCATTCTACTTAATAAACACTTATGTCCCTAATTCCGGAGATGGCTTAAAAAGACTG TCATATAGGATCGAAGAATGGGATCGAACCCTCAGCAATTACATCAAA GAGCTAGAGAAGTCTAAGCCTGTAATCTTGACGGGTGATCTAAATTGTGCTCATGAGGAAATAGACATCTTCAATCCTGCG GGGAACAAAAGAAGTGCTGGTTTTACAATAGAAGAAAGGCAATCCTTTGGTGCAAACTTCTTAGACAAGGGCTTGGTAGATACCTTTAGAAAGCAACATCCTGGAGTAATCGGTTACACCTATTGGGGTTATCGCCATGGTGGCcgtaaaacaaacaaag GATGGAGACTGGACTACTTCTTGGTGTCCGAATCAATCGCAGCAAATGTCCATGATTCTTACATCCTCCCTGATATTAATGGGAGTGATCATTGCCCCATAGGCCTAACTCTCAAGCTCTGA
- the LOC104788828 gene encoding glycosyltransferase-like At2g41451: MAQLIKIKNGSFKFKTPPFRFRFRIRSSSPSKITTPLSLLQPSHHMADLYSSKPPSSSSSRLFLLITFLPLSLACFAFLLQWRGGINDSVTQWFEDNYKFPGMSTTVFEKRTFTSDSSCVSLLGQSRTQSFPYLRDWKLPHHKPDLKPKICITTSTSAGLEQTLPWIFYHKVIGVSTFYLFVEGTAASPNVSRVLETIPGVNVIYRTRELEEEQAKSRIWNETWLAKFFYKPCNYELFVKQNLNMEMGITMARDAGMEWILHLDTDELVHPSGAREYSLRNLLRDVPAEVDEVLFANYESSVERDDIKEPFTEVSMFKKNFKHLPRDVYYGNYKKATRGNPNYFLTYANGKSATRIQDHLRPNGAHRWNNYMKNPNVMELEEAAILHYTYSKFSDLTSRRDRCGCKPTKEDVKRCFMLEFDRSAFIIASTSTSEEMLQWYRERVVWTDENMILKLLRKGILTRIYTPMVIIQELKEAGVFSSVVTSAHNSSTSSITKKSSSQATTRRLLDFDLDDESQTASAIPPQSSPSLDTIQNVQF; this comes from the exons ATGGCCCAACTGATAAAGATAAAAAACGGCTCCTTTAAATTCAAAACTCCTCCTTTCAGGTTCAGGTTCAGAATAAGATCGTCGTCTCCCTCAAAGATCACAacacctctctctctgctccaacCTTCACATCACATGGCGGATCTCTACTCCTCTAAACcaccatcgtcttcttcctcacgTCTTTTCTTACTCATcacctttcttcctctttcctTGGCCTGCTTCGCCTTCCTCCTCCAATGGCGAGGCGGAATCAACGATTCAGTTACGCAATGGTTTGAAGATAACTACAAATTCCCAGGTATGTCCACCACCGTCTTCGAGAAACGAACCTTTACCTCTGATTCGAGCTGCGTTTCTCTTCTGGGTCAGAGCCGTACACAGTCGTTTCCTTATCTACGAGATTGGAAGCTTCCTCATCACAAGCCAGATCTTAAACCTAAG ATATGTATAACGACGAGTACTTCAGCTGGATTAGAGCAGACGCTTCCATGGATATTTTATCACAAGGTCATTGGAGTTTCAACCTTTTATCTCTTCGTTGAAGGCACTGCTGCTTCCCCAAATGTGTCTCGAGTTTTGGAGACCATCCCT GGTGTAAATGTTATATACAGGACAAGAGAACTAGAAGAAGAGCAAGCTAAAAG CCGGATTTGGAATGAGACTTGGTTAGCCAAGTTTTTCTACAAACCATGTAATTACGAGTTATTCGTGAAACAAAACTTGAATATGGAAATGGGAATCACTATGGCAAGG GATGCTGGTATGGAGTGGATACTGCATCTTGACACTGATGAGCTTGTACATCCTTCTGGAGCCCGTGAATATTCCTTGAGAAATTTGCTCCGAGATGTCCCTGCAGAGGTGGATGAAGTTCTCTTTGCAAATTAC GAGAGCAGCGTTGAGCGAGATGATATCAAAGAACCTTTCACTGAG GTATCAATGTTCAAGAAGAATTTTAAACATCTTCCCAGAGATGTTTACTATGGAAACTATAAAAAGGCAACTCGTGGCAATCCAAACTATTTTCTAACATATGCAAATGGGAAATCTGCTACTCGGATTCAAGATCATCTTCGTCCCAATGGTGCTCATCGATGGAACAACTACATGAAGAATCCAaa CGTCATGGAACTAGAAGAAGCTGCGATTTTGCATTACACTTACTCAAAATTTTCAGATCTTACTTCAAGACGTGATCGATGTGGCTGCaaaccaacaaaagaagatgtcaagagatgtttcatgcTAGAGTTTGACAGATCT GCATTCATCATTGCTTCAACATCAACTTCAGAGGAAATGCTCCAATGGTACAGAGAAAGAGTTGTATGGACTGACGAGAATATGATACTAAAACTTCTTAGGAAGGGGATTCTGACTCGCATTTATACACCAATG GTTATAATCCAAGAGCTAAAAGAAGCCGGTGTTTTCAGCTCAGTGGTAACTTCAGCTCACAACTCTTCAACCTCAAGCATTACTAAGAAATCATCATCTCAAGCAACTACAAGAAGACTGTTGGATTTTGATCTTGATGATGAATCTCAAACAGCCTCAGCGATACCACCGCAGTCATCTCCAAGCCTGGATACAATCCAAAATGTTCAATTTTGA